A part of Halodesulfovibrio marinisediminis DSM 17456 genomic DNA contains:
- a CDS encoding ArsR/SmtB family transcription factor codes for MQKLTQTLKALSDQNRLRIVIALMENDELCACQFTELLGIAGATVSRHLGVLHNAELIQFRKEGRWIFYRLNKDIEYPKSLLAWIHEQSETCTEVQQDLIQLQKILSSAPEDICRKQRSACCSD; via the coding sequence ATGCAAAAACTTACTCAGACTTTGAAAGCGCTATCCGACCAGAACCGACTTCGCATTGTCATCGCGTTAATGGAAAACGATGAACTATGCGCCTGCCAGTTTACAGAACTGCTGGGAATAGCCGGTGCCACTGTCTCACGCCATTTAGGCGTGCTGCACAATGCAGAGCTTATACAATTTAGAAAAGAAGGCCGATGGATATTCTACAGACTTAACAAAGACATCGAATATCCAAAATCGCTTCTGGCATGGATTCACGAACAATCTGAAACTTGTACCGAAGTACAGCAAGACCTTATCCAACTACAGAAAATTCTTTCCAGCGCTCCTGAAGATATCTGTAGAAAACAGCGCAGTGCTTGCTGTTCTGACTAG
- a CDS encoding arsenate reductase ArsC: MSKKINILFLCTGNSCRSQMAEGWTKHLKGDVLNAYSAGIETHGLNPNAVAVMKEAGVDISSHTSQLLSEFDDIYFDVVVTVCGHAHETCPYFPGNAKVVHVGFPDPPAQAKELAEQGASEEEQLECYRKVRDEIKAFVETLPESLGL, translated from the coding sequence ATGAGCAAAAAAATTAATATTCTCTTTTTATGCACAGGCAACTCCTGCCGCAGCCAGATGGCGGAAGGCTGGACAAAACATCTTAAAGGCGATGTCCTTAATGCCTATTCTGCCGGTATTGAAACCCATGGCCTTAACCCGAATGCTGTAGCAGTAATGAAAGAAGCAGGTGTGGATATTTCTTCACACACTTCCCAGCTGCTTAGCGAGTTTGACGATATCTATTTTGATGTTGTGGTTACCGTGTGCGGTCATGCACATGAGACCTGCCCTTACTTTCCGGGCAATGCGAAAGTCGTCCATGTAGGCTTCCCAGACCCTCCTGCACAGGCAAAAGAGCTTGCAGAACAAGGGGCATCTGAAGAAGAACAACTAGAATGCTACCGTAAAGTCCGCGACGAAATTAAAGCGTTCGTTGAAACTCTTCCGGAATCCCTTGGATTATAG
- a CDS encoding AAA family ATPase, with amino-acid sequence MPTIEEALYIKLEASDPTIAGALHNMLCEIHFTHLINTLQLTKPEVLVIGCTTYSNEIKDRIIEAKKHNYGAVYVCASQYTEGNKHEALISGARDFFSYPVSKLILQRALEDYLTSRAVDPSKAHRSKVIAVMGARGGSGTTSVAVNLAACFAKEGKQVGLLDFSRPYGDVATFLNTPCKRDRRHAAKEIELMNASYMKSAMYHHSSGILALVAPEVTLGTGSVVPETVSAMIIAAADAFRTVVIDMGSRVDAGLYRVMEMADDSLLITMPTKPCMGSAKRFVQTITAGGFENFCKLSLVLNGCISGNTLSKFEMEKTIGVDCITCLPDDQKGTFIAINDGTPYCHLFPDSPLTNSLQELAVLLHQHECPDDYEEE; translated from the coding sequence ATGCCTACAATTGAAGAAGCTCTATACATAAAATTAGAAGCCAGTGATCCGACTATTGCAGGTGCTCTACATAATATGCTGTGTGAAATACACTTTACACATCTGATAAACACACTTCAGCTTACCAAGCCAGAAGTTCTTGTTATCGGCTGCACAACATATTCTAATGAAATTAAAGATCGTATTATCGAGGCAAAAAAACACAACTACGGTGCAGTGTATGTTTGTGCATCACAATACACAGAAGGCAATAAGCACGAAGCACTTATTTCTGGAGCACGGGACTTCTTCAGCTATCCCGTGAGCAAACTTATTTTGCAACGGGCACTGGAAGACTATCTTACAAGCCGAGCTGTCGATCCAAGCAAAGCTCATCGTTCAAAAGTAATTGCCGTTATGGGTGCACGAGGCGGTTCAGGAACAACCTCTGTTGCTGTAAACCTTGCAGCGTGCTTTGCAAAAGAGGGCAAGCAAGTCGGTCTGCTTGATTTTTCCAGACCGTATGGAGACGTGGCAACCTTTCTAAACACACCATGTAAACGGGACAGAAGGCATGCTGCAAAAGAAATTGAATTAATGAATGCATCATATATGAAAAGCGCCATGTATCATCACAGTAGCGGAATACTGGCACTAGTAGCGCCTGAAGTGACTTTGGGAACAGGAAGTGTTGTTCCAGAAACAGTTTCCGCCATGATCATAGCCGCCGCAGATGCCTTTAGAACAGTTGTTATTGATATGGGAAGCAGGGTTGATGCCGGTCTGTACAGAGTAATGGAAATGGCTGACGACAGCCTGCTTATAACAATGCCTACAAAACCTTGTATGGGAAGTGCCAAGCGTTTTGTACAAACCATCACGGCAGGCGGTTTTGAAAACTTCTGCAAACTGTCCTTGGTACTTAACGGATGTATTTCCGGTAATACGCTCTCAAAATTTGAAATGGAGAAAACCATTGGTGTAGACTGCATCACATGCCTGCCGGACGATCAAAAGGGAACTTTCATTGCTATCAACGACGGGACCCCCTACTGCCACCTATTCCCTGATTCACCACTCACGAACAGCTTACAAGAACTTGCAGTGCTCTTACACCAACACGAATGTCCAGATGACTATGAAGAAGAGTAA
- a CDS encoding basic amino acid/polyamine antiporter, translating into MAERQKKLGLVGLVAIVVSAMVGGGIYNLPSNMSEGAAAGAVMLAWVLTGLGMFFLATSFRALSDARPDLDSGIYAYAHDGFGDFVGFEMAWGYWLSAVFGNVGYAVLTMDSAAYFFPPETFSAQIQAFIGGSVLIWSMCAICLFGVSTASVLNTITTIAKMLPLLVLVVILAIFFSASHFTFDFWGEASAGLGGLGKQLKSTMLVTLWAFIGIEGAVVVSGRARNADDVGRATIISLLMCLTLYVLISLLPYGFLSQAELAKLPTPSAAYVLEKLVGPWGASFINAGVIIALLGSWLSWTIMVVEVPHVAAKDGVFPKIFAKENRHESPYVSLLVTSLFMQLTMFVVLFAKDAWLFLVDITGVMILYPYFVSAVYLSKLCMTNTYPEDQPVSKSMAQFSGGFAAVYALWLLYAATPKLLLLSSILFALGLGVFWKAKREQGAAVLFVGWEKVGAVMLVGIAITAAVFFGSGYGK; encoded by the coding sequence ATGGCAGAAAGACAAAAGAAGCTTGGATTGGTTGGGTTAGTAGCCATTGTAGTGAGTGCCATGGTTGGCGGTGGAATATACAATTTGCCATCAAATATGTCAGAAGGTGCCGCAGCCGGTGCAGTTATGCTGGCATGGGTACTGACTGGGCTGGGGATGTTTTTCCTTGCTACGTCCTTCCGAGCGTTGTCGGATGCACGTCCAGACCTTGATTCCGGCATCTATGCCTATGCCCATGATGGATTTGGGGACTTTGTCGGATTTGAAATGGCATGGGGATATTGGTTGAGTGCTGTTTTCGGTAATGTTGGCTATGCTGTTTTAACTATGGATTCTGCCGCGTACTTTTTTCCGCCGGAAACATTCAGCGCACAGATTCAAGCTTTCATAGGCGGTTCTGTTCTTATATGGAGCATGTGTGCGATTTGCCTCTTCGGTGTGTCCACAGCCAGTGTGCTAAATACTATTACAACGATTGCAAAGATGTTGCCGTTGCTGGTGCTTGTGGTGATTCTTGCAATCTTTTTTTCAGCAAGTCATTTCACGTTTGATTTCTGGGGAGAAGCATCCGCAGGGCTTGGTGGGTTAGGTAAGCAGCTTAAAAGCACTATGCTTGTAACGTTATGGGCGTTTATTGGTATAGAAGGTGCTGTTGTTGTCTCTGGCAGGGCTAGGAATGCGGATGACGTGGGCAGAGCAACCATCATAAGCCTGCTTATGTGCCTTACTCTTTATGTTCTTATCTCTCTTCTTCCATATGGATTTTTATCACAGGCAGAACTTGCAAAGCTTCCTACCCCGTCCGCGGCTTATGTGTTGGAAAAACTTGTAGGGCCGTGGGGTGCATCTTTTATTAATGCCGGTGTGATCATTGCGTTGTTGGGTAGCTGGTTGTCGTGGACCATTATGGTGGTAGAGGTTCCGCATGTTGCCGCAAAAGACGGTGTTTTTCCTAAAATATTTGCAAAAGAAAATAGGCATGAATCACCATATGTTTCACTTCTGGTGACAAGCCTCTTTATGCAGCTGACCATGTTTGTTGTGTTGTTTGCTAAAGATGCCTGGTTGTTTTTGGTAGATATCACAGGTGTGATGATTCTTTATCCATATTTTGTCAGTGCAGTCTATTTGAGCAAGCTGTGCATGACTAATACCTATCCAGAAGACCAGCCAGTTTCTAAAAGCATGGCGCAGTTCTCCGGTGGGTTTGCTGCGGTCTATGCATTATGGCTTCTCTACGCTGCAACACCTAAACTGTTATTGCTCTCCAGCATATTATTTGCCCTTGGTTTAGGGGTGTTCTGGAAAGCAAAACGAGAACAGGGTGCTGCAGTTCTGTTTGTTGGATGGGAGAAAGTAGGAGCAGTTATGCTTGTAGGGATAGCAATAACTGCGGCGGTATTTTTTGGCAGCGGGTACGGTAAGTAA
- a CDS encoding acetate--CoA ligase family protein has translation MNTLIDFEKITQLFSAADTEGRDFLYEYEVYNLLANSGAETPPIANLLPRGARFSDEELMAIPGEKAVLKIVSPTIIHKTEVGGVRIVEKQPSKIRSAVRAMQYEVPENYAAYIERNPDHAPEAYKGLKNEALIKAISRDLKGVLQVQFMPPDSSAFGNELIVGLRYTREFGMVISAGLGGTDTELYAERFRKGQAIVAASTELVDGEAFFALFRKTISYRKLAGLTRGQRRIVTDEQLIECFSSFIEMGRYYSPSNSDAPFTIQELEINPFAFTDYLMVPLDGMCRFGKAEKTANPRPINKIHNLLHPERIGIIGVSATRRNFGRIILENILAEGFSKENVTLIREGIDEIDGVRCVPNLASLDHKLDLFVVAVSAAQVPELVDEIITLDAANSVMLIPGGMGETQDSQERAAEVIARINATHSNGDGGPVFLGANCMGVVSHPGNYDTWFIPEEKLPKNRSTTPHRAALISQSGAFMLHRCSQSPELHPSYMISMGNQTDLTLGDMVRYFKDADNVDVIAVYAEGFSDLDGLEFCKAVREAILNGKEVIFYKAGRTPEGKTATSGHTASLAGDYMVCESCVRQAGALVARTFQEFQDLFLLAEMLHNKKIAGNRLAAISGAGFEAVGMADSIHSDDFQMDLAQFSSSTKKAIGAMLEANKLQSLVTIQNPLDLTPSANDTLHAEAVTTVAKDKAVDSIIVGLDPLSPAMHTLAEPTLPAFSMEDSSSIANILVEAAKKSSKPIIGVIDGGRLYDPLRDHFLQNNVPVFPVCDRAVTALALYSESRLRVEEIRATNERF, from the coding sequence ATGAACACATTGATAGATTTTGAAAAGATTACCCAGTTGTTTTCCGCTGCTGACACAGAAGGCAGGGACTTTCTATATGAATATGAAGTGTACAATCTGTTAGCTAACTCTGGCGCAGAAACACCACCTATTGCAAACCTTCTTCCTCGAGGCGCACGTTTTTCCGATGAAGAGCTTATGGCAATTCCGGGCGAAAAGGCTGTACTCAAAATCGTATCCCCTACAATCATTCACAAAACAGAAGTAGGCGGCGTACGCATTGTAGAAAAACAACCATCAAAAATCCGTTCTGCTGTCCGCGCCATGCAATACGAAGTGCCGGAAAACTACGCAGCATACATCGAACGTAATCCTGACCATGCACCGGAAGCCTACAAGGGGCTGAAAAATGAAGCGCTGATTAAAGCCATCAGCCGCGATCTAAAAGGTGTGCTGCAAGTACAGTTCATGCCGCCAGATTCCAGTGCATTCGGTAACGAACTTATTGTTGGTCTTCGTTATACCCGTGAATTCGGCATGGTAATCAGCGCCGGTCTTGGCGGAACAGATACCGAACTCTATGCCGAGCGTTTCCGTAAAGGACAGGCTATCGTCGCAGCCTCCACTGAACTTGTTGACGGTGAAGCATTCTTTGCCCTGTTCCGCAAAACTATTTCTTACCGCAAACTTGCCGGTCTCACACGCGGTCAGCGTCGTATCGTCACTGACGAGCAGCTCATTGAGTGCTTCAGTTCCTTTATTGAAATGGGACGCTACTACTCTCCTTCCAACAGCGATGCTCCATTCACAATCCAAGAGCTTGAAATCAACCCGTTTGCGTTTACAGACTATCTAATGGTTCCACTGGATGGCATGTGCCGCTTCGGCAAAGCCGAAAAAACGGCTAACCCGCGTCCGATCAACAAAATTCATAACCTCTTGCACCCAGAGCGCATCGGCATCATTGGCGTTTCCGCAACCCGCCGCAACTTTGGACGAATTATTCTCGAAAACATTCTTGCTGAAGGATTCTCTAAAGAAAACGTCACGCTTATTCGTGAAGGCATCGACGAAATCGACGGCGTTCGCTGCGTACCGAACCTTGCAAGCTTAGATCACAAGCTTGATCTGTTCGTTGTTGCTGTTTCCGCAGCCCAAGTTCCAGAACTTGTAGATGAAATCATCACTCTTGATGCTGCCAACAGTGTTATGCTCATCCCTGGGGGCATGGGTGAGACTCAGGACAGTCAAGAAAGAGCAGCTGAAGTTATCGCCCGCATCAATGCCACCCACTCAAACGGTGATGGTGGACCAGTGTTCCTCGGCGCCAACTGCATGGGCGTAGTCTCCCATCCTGGTAATTACGACACATGGTTCATTCCGGAAGAGAAGCTTCCAAAGAACCGTAGCACTACACCACACCGCGCAGCGCTTATCAGCCAGAGTGGCGCCTTTATGCTGCATCGATGCAGCCAGAGCCCTGAACTGCATCCTAGCTACATGATATCTATGGGCAACCAGACAGACCTCACCCTTGGAGACATGGTTCGATATTTCAAGGACGCAGACAATGTAGATGTAATTGCGGTTTACGCAGAAGGATTCAGTGACTTGGATGGTCTTGAATTCTGCAAAGCAGTTCGCGAAGCCATCCTCAACGGCAAAGAAGTAATCTTCTACAAAGCCGGTCGTACCCCTGAAGGAAAAACAGCCACCAGCGGTCATACCGCCTCCCTCGCTGGGGACTACATGGTATGCGAAAGCTGTGTGCGTCAAGCTGGTGCACTCGTAGCCCGTACCTTCCAAGAGTTTCAGGATCTCTTCCTGCTTGCAGAAATGCTCCACAACAAAAAAATCGCTGGCAACCGCCTCGCGGCTATCAGCGGTGCAGGTTTCGAAGCAGTAGGCATGGCAGACTCTATCCACTCCGACGATTTCCAGATGGATTTAGCGCAGTTCAGCTCCAGCACCAAAAAAGCCATTGGCGCAATGCTTGAAGCAAACAAACTGCAATCTCTGGTAACCATCCAGAACCCGCTTGACCTTACGCCAAGTGCAAACGACACACTGCATGCAGAAGCAGTCACAACAGTCGCGAAAGACAAAGCTGTCGACTCCATCATCGTTGGCCTCGACCCGCTCTCTCCTGCAATGCACACGCTCGCAGAGCCAACATTACCAGCCTTTTCCATGGAAGACAGTAGTTCCATTGCCAACATACTGGTAGAAGCGGCTAAAAAGTCTTCCAAGCCAATCATTGGTGTTATCGATGGCGGCAGACTTTACGATCCACTGCGCGACCATTTCCTACAGAACAACGTGCCAGTCTTCCCAGTCTGCGACCGAGCCGTCACCGCGCTCGCGCTCTACTCCGAATCACGGCTCCGCGTTGAAGAAATCCGCGCTACTAACGAACGTTTTTAA
- a CDS encoding YitT family protein produces the protein MQFNRHALAYSLPWNIFLLTLGSVVFIVGYNGIAVHHNFIPAGLYGFAVLGSYLSDTFTTSQWYLIFNIPIFVIAWRSVGKRFFLLNLYCMLLVTFLTQYFSLNLHIQDRLLASIASGVIMGLGSGIILRSFGAGGGFDVLAVILNQKFGLRIGVFYFVINAILMSLIAVRFNPDLVVTTLIMLFLSSYVTEYALSMFNQKKAVRIISYKNEEIMAQMRRARRLNGTLVWGTGSYSGKAVSMLFCITDNIRMKQLESIVFDTDPNAIFIVENTFSVVGANFNPRKKY, from the coding sequence ATGCAGTTTAACCGTCATGCTCTTGCCTACTCCCTTCCGTGGAACATTTTTCTTCTCACCCTCGGCTCAGTCGTTTTTATCGTGGGATACAACGGCATTGCCGTGCATCACAATTTTATTCCTGCAGGCCTTTACGGTTTCGCAGTTCTCGGAAGTTACCTCAGTGATACTTTTACCACTTCACAGTGGTACCTTATCTTCAACATCCCGATCTTTGTTATTGCGTGGCGCAGTGTCGGCAAGAGATTCTTCTTGTTGAACCTTTACTGCATGCTCCTTGTAACATTTCTTACACAATATTTTTCTCTGAATCTCCATATTCAGGACAGACTGCTTGCATCTATTGCTTCCGGTGTCATTATGGGACTCGGCAGCGGCATCATTTTGCGCTCTTTCGGTGCTGGTGGTGGTTTTGATGTGCTCGCTGTTATTCTTAACCAAAAATTCGGCTTGCGTATCGGTGTATTCTACTTCGTTATCAACGCAATCCTCATGAGTCTGATTGCGGTACGCTTTAACCCTGACCTTGTTGTAACCACACTGATCATGCTCTTTTTAAGCTCGTACGTAACTGAATATGCACTTTCCATGTTCAACCAAAAAAAGGCTGTACGAATCATCTCTTACAAAAACGAAGAGATAATGGCACAGATGCGCCGTGCCCGCCGCCTGAACGGTACGCTCGTGTGGGGTACCGGATCATATTCCGGTAAAGCAGTCAGCATGTTGTTCTGCATTACAGACAACATCCGTATGAAACAGCTTGAATCCATAGTTTTTGATACAGATCCGAACGCAATTTTCATTGTTGAAAACACATTCTCTGTTGTTGGGGCAAACTTCAACCCACGCAAGAAATACTAG
- the adiA gene encoding arginine decarboxylase — MSVSDFHVLVAEDETTQAETYVSNAVHRLMQELEKQNVRITRSYSFCDARIILQANTPVDCLLLSANMHNENDEEYQQAERLIRKLHRRQTNVPVFLIAEREKTTLAMSSHLMEMVDEFVWIVEDTADFIAGRIEAAMRRYRNQMLPPLMDALMRYAAIKEYSWAAPGHQGGIGFTKSAVGRVFFDYYGENLFRTDMGIERASLGSLLDHTGAFGDSELYAARVFGSHQTYNVVVGSSGSNRTIMQSCITNNDVVLIDRNCHKSIEQGLILTGAIPVYMIPTRNRYGIIGPIQVADMTPEAIADTVKRSPLVKQMDGRRSHGASVYAVVTNCTYDGLCYNAKKAKEQLEKSTEIIHFDEAWYGYARFNNMYEDHFAMNGEPDKHEGATVFATHSTHKLLNGLSQSSYIHVREGRKKVDPTMFNQAYMMHSTTSPLYSIVASNDITAAMMSGESGESLTQEVIQEAVDFRRAMARLWREHENHKDWFFKPWNPEYVQVTEQGEKEWVLFEDAPVDILTKDQDCWRLKPNDTWHGFELDEDNWCMLDPIKVSILTPGMGDDGKLLQDGVPAALVTQYLTRFGIVPTRTTDFQIMFLFSMGITRGKWGTLLNTLIRFKEHYDSGDTVRHVLPALFKAYPDKYEGKTLKALGEEMFAFLKSSEMHLALDKAYTSRFTPLMKPRDAYEKIVQQEVELIPSDKLGNRVAANSLLPYPPGIPMIMSGEAFGTQEECPAIQYLKHLEDWDNRFPGFEHVTEGAEVKNGKYHVLCVNNRRRRK, encoded by the coding sequence GTGTCAGTGTCAGACTTTCATGTATTAGTGGCAGAGGACGAAACAACGCAGGCAGAGACCTACGTGAGTAATGCTGTGCATAGACTTATGCAGGAGCTGGAAAAGCAGAATGTACGCATTACCCGCTCCTACAGTTTTTGTGATGCCCGTATTATCCTGCAAGCAAATACACCTGTTGATTGCCTGTTGCTTAGTGCTAATATGCACAACGAGAATGATGAAGAATATCAGCAAGCGGAGCGTTTGATTCGAAAGTTGCACCGTAGACAGACAAATGTTCCGGTGTTCCTTATTGCAGAACGAGAAAAAACTACCTTAGCCATGTCCAGCCATTTAATGGAAATGGTGGATGAGTTTGTGTGGATTGTGGAAGACACCGCAGACTTTATAGCGGGAAGAATTGAGGCCGCAATGCGCCGTTATCGCAATCAGATGTTGCCGCCGCTGATGGATGCCTTAATGCGGTATGCTGCAATAAAAGAATACTCATGGGCAGCCCCAGGACACCAAGGAGGTATCGGCTTTACAAAATCTGCTGTGGGCAGAGTCTTTTTTGATTATTACGGTGAAAACTTATTTCGCACTGATATGGGCATTGAACGTGCTTCCCTTGGCTCTTTGCTCGATCACACCGGAGCTTTTGGTGACAGCGAGTTGTATGCAGCTCGAGTGTTTGGCTCACATCAAACCTATAATGTTGTTGTAGGAAGTTCCGGTTCCAACAGAACAATTATGCAGTCATGCATTACCAACAATGATGTCGTATTGATTGATCGTAATTGCCATAAGTCTATTGAACAAGGACTCATTCTTACTGGTGCAATTCCAGTTTACATGATTCCCACTCGTAACAGATACGGCATAATCGGACCTATTCAAGTTGCCGACATGACCCCTGAAGCCATTGCCGATACGGTGAAAAGGTCTCCACTCGTAAAACAAATGGATGGAAGACGGAGTCATGGTGCGTCTGTATACGCAGTGGTAACTAACTGCACGTATGATGGATTGTGTTACAACGCAAAGAAGGCAAAAGAGCAATTGGAGAAATCAACAGAGATTATCCATTTCGACGAAGCATGGTACGGTTATGCCCGTTTCAATAATATGTACGAGGATCATTTTGCCATGAATGGGGAACCGGATAAGCATGAGGGAGCTACCGTGTTCGCAACTCATTCCACGCACAAGCTTCTTAACGGGCTTTCACAGTCATCATATATTCATGTGCGTGAAGGGCGTAAAAAAGTCGATCCGACCATGTTCAACCAAGCTTATATGATGCACAGCACAACCTCTCCTCTCTATTCTATTGTTGCTTCTAATGATATCACTGCCGCAATGATGTCCGGAGAGAGCGGAGAATCACTTACGCAAGAAGTAATTCAGGAGGCCGTAGATTTCCGTAGAGCCATGGCACGACTTTGGCGTGAGCACGAGAATCACAAGGACTGGTTCTTTAAGCCATGGAATCCAGAGTATGTTCAGGTGACAGAACAGGGAGAAAAAGAATGGGTTCTTTTTGAAGATGCTCCCGTGGATATACTGACAAAAGATCAGGACTGCTGGCGGCTCAAGCCGAATGATACATGGCACGGCTTCGAGTTGGATGAAGATAATTGGTGCATGCTCGACCCTATTAAAGTCAGCATTCTTACCCCTGGTATGGGGGACGATGGCAAGCTGTTACAAGACGGGGTTCCTGCAGCACTCGTAACCCAGTATCTCACCCGTTTCGGGATAGTTCCAACACGTACAACAGACTTTCAGATAATGTTCCTCTTTTCCATGGGGATAACTCGCGGTAAATGGGGAACTTTGCTCAACACGCTTATTCGGTTTAAAGAGCATTATGACTCTGGCGATACCGTGCGTCACGTATTACCAGCCTTATTCAAAGCCTATCCTGATAAGTATGAAGGCAAGACACTCAAGGCACTTGGAGAGGAGATGTTTGCGTTCTTGAAATCAAGTGAAATGCACCTTGCTCTCGACAAGGCTTATACCAGTCGGTTCACTCCACTTATGAAACCACGTGATGCCTATGAAAAGATAGTGCAGCAGGAAGTTGAGCTTATTCCTTCCGACAAACTTGGAAACAGGGTTGCCGCTAATTCTTTGCTTCCATATCCCCCAGGTATTCCAATGATCATGTCGGGTGAAGCGTTTGGGACACAAGAAGAATGCCCCGCTATCCAGTACCTCAAGCATCTCGAAGATTGGGACAACCGATTCCCCGGTTTCGAGCATGTTACTGAAGGTGCTGAAGTCAAAAATGGTAAGTATCACGTGCTCTGTGTGAACAATAGGCGGCGTAGAAAGTAG